In Pseudomonas sp. DNDY-54, a genomic segment contains:
- a CDS encoding polymer-forming cytoskeletal protein — protein MFNKKKSVPRVVIDQFSSLISGNLSLVGDMEFEEGLKVSGAIRGNVCHKPGTHSLLALSADGRIEGNVSSYDALIDGTIIGDLVVEHLLELHSNARVCGNIRYRQLSMENGAIVDGTLNRMGDDEEAGQVFELPQPQAREG, from the coding sequence ATGTTTAATAAGAAAAAATCAGTGCCTCGGGTCGTCATTGACCAGTTTTCGAGCCTGATTTCCGGGAATCTTTCGCTTGTCGGCGACATGGAGTTCGAGGAAGGACTCAAGGTTAGCGGCGCGATACGCGGCAATGTGTGCCACAAGCCGGGTACCCATAGCCTTCTGGCGCTGAGCGCCGACGGCCGAATCGAAGGCAACGTCAGCAGTTACGATGCGCTGATTGACGGCACCATCATTGGTGATCTGGTTGTAGAACATCTGCTCGAGCTGCATTCCAACGCGCGGGTATGCGGCAATATCCGCTACCGCCAGCTGAGCATGGAAAACGGTGCCATCGTCGACGGCACGCTCAATCGGATGGGGGATGATGAGGAGGCCGGACAGGTCTTCGAACTACCGCAGCCTCAGGCTCGCGAGGGCTGA
- a CDS encoding M23 family metallopeptidase: MSLFSPSSRSLTRDVNRIVNLRRKLGLGVALLLLLNLGTFAGGVWLGRDLDAAPEHESARLEEPDVGYEQRFAIARVGKVVGRLKTLESDVLALQQMMSEQRVLTAQLSTLDPSLLPVLLPQDSASGSTGQGGILLPPQGCSGQPLLKADGLSLEDLERTEASASCMRAVLDGMMQRAAERNAALMAIPSRRPVGEARLGSSFGNRIDPFRKQAAFHSGVDFSLRSGSAVTAAAGGRIRFAGVRGGYGKLVEIDHGNRLVTRYAHLSRMDVRTGDVVTPEQRIGSVGSTGRSTGPHLHFEVLHKGQFVDPQRFLALGDLERVDDVQAYD; encoded by the coding sequence ATGTCGCTATTTTCACCTTCGAGCCGTTCGCTGACCCGCGATGTCAATCGCATCGTCAACCTGCGCCGCAAGCTCGGCTTAGGTGTTGCGTTGCTGCTTTTGCTTAACCTCGGCACGTTTGCCGGTGGCGTCTGGCTAGGACGGGATCTGGACGCTGCTCCTGAGCACGAGTCGGCACGTCTCGAAGAGCCGGACGTTGGTTATGAACAGCGGTTCGCCATCGCGCGCGTCGGCAAAGTGGTGGGGCGGCTGAAAACGCTGGAGTCTGATGTACTGGCGCTGCAGCAGATGATGAGTGAACAGCGTGTTCTGACTGCGCAACTTTCCACGCTCGACCCAAGTTTGCTTCCAGTGTTGCTTCCTCAGGATTCGGCCAGCGGCAGCACTGGGCAGGGCGGGATTCTGCTGCCTCCGCAAGGCTGCTCAGGCCAGCCGCTGTTGAAGGCAGACGGCCTCTCGCTGGAGGACCTGGAACGCACCGAGGCGTCAGCTAGCTGCATGCGCGCCGTGCTGGATGGGATGATGCAACGGGCAGCCGAGCGCAACGCAGCTCTGATGGCTATACCGTCGCGGCGGCCGGTGGGTGAGGCGCGCCTCGGTTCATCCTTTGGCAACCGTATCGATCCGTTCAGGAAGCAAGCGGCGTTCCATTCCGGTGTGGATTTCTCGTTGCGCTCCGGTTCTGCAGTCACAGCTGCAGCGGGAGGTCGGATCCGCTTTGCCGGCGTTCGAGGCGGTTATGGCAAGTTGGTGGAAATCGATCACGGCAACCGCCTGGTGACGCGCTACGCGCACCTGTCGCGGATGGACGTGCGAACTGGTGATGTGGTGACGCCTGAGCAGCGGATCGGCTCAGTCGGTTCCACCGGGCGCTCTACGGGCCCGCACCTTCACTTCGAGGTACTGCACAAAGGGCAGTTCGTCGATCCTCAGCGCTTTCTCGCGCTCGGCGATCTAGAGCGAGTCGACGATGTTCAGGCTTACGACTAG
- a CDS encoding AEC family transporter: protein MLSVAIQTLGITAPVFVMLFLGVALKRLGWIDAAFIQTASALVFKATMPALLFISIIKADLDAALQPALLIYYVIATVVTFFLAWGWALWRCPVADRGVYVQGAFRGNNGIVGLALATSLYGDYGLSLGGVLAGVVILLYNSLSALILAIYSPDGRSGAGAILLSILRNPLVIGVTVAVPFAYWQIPLPGWLMTSGQYFAQMTLPLALICIGGTLSLSVLRESSRLALSSSLMKMIWLPALATVGAWLAGFRGPELGILFLYFASPTASASFVMARAVNANHQLAAIIIVITTLMAALSINVGLFLLGWLGWI from the coding sequence ATGCTTTCTGTCGCGATCCAAACCCTGGGCATCACTGCTCCGGTCTTCGTCATGCTGTTCTTGGGCGTTGCACTCAAGCGGTTGGGCTGGATCGATGCGGCTTTTATTCAGACGGCCTCGGCTCTGGTGTTCAAGGCCACCATGCCAGCCCTGCTGTTCATCTCTATCATCAAGGCTGACCTTGACGCGGCGCTACAGCCAGCCCTGCTGATCTATTACGTCATCGCCACTGTCGTGACGTTCTTTCTGGCGTGGGGTTGGGCGCTCTGGCGCTGCCCAGTGGCAGATCGCGGCGTTTACGTTCAGGGCGCTTTTCGCGGTAATAACGGCATTGTCGGCCTGGCGTTGGCGACCAGTCTCTACGGTGACTATGGCCTTTCCCTCGGCGGCGTTCTGGCTGGCGTAGTGATCCTGCTCTACAACAGTCTGTCCGCTCTGATACTGGCCATCTACAGCCCGGACGGGCGCTCAGGCGCTGGCGCTATCCTCCTCAGTATTCTGCGTAATCCACTCGTTATTGGAGTGACGGTGGCGGTCCCCTTCGCCTATTGGCAGATCCCGTTGCCGGGATGGCTGATGACGTCCGGCCAGTATTTCGCACAGATGACCCTGCCGTTGGCGCTTATCTGTATCGGCGGCACGCTCTCTCTGTCCGTTCTGCGTGAAAGCAGCCGTCTCGCATTGAGCTCGAGCCTGATGAAAATGATCTGGCTCCCTGCGCTCGCGACCGTCGGGGCATGGCTGGCCGGCTTCCGCGGTCCCGAGCTTGGCATTCTGTTTCTCTACTTCGCCAGCCCTACCGCATCAGCGAGCTTTGTCATGGCGCGCGCGGTGAACGCCAACCACCAGTTGGCGGCGATCATTATCGTGATCACGACGCTAATGGCGGCATTGAGCATCAATGTCGGGCTGTTCTTGCTCGGCTGGCTGGGGTGGATCTAA
- a CDS encoding response regulator transcription factor has translation MTEELQHDGEEQPHLLLVDDDPTFTRVMARAMSRRGLHVSIAGSAEEGLEMAKQDLPDYAVLDLKMEGDSGLVLLPKLLELDPEMKVLILTGYSSIATAVEAIKRGACNYLCKPADADDVLAALLSKHADLDTLVPENPMSVDRLQWEHIQRVLAEHDGNISATARALGMHRRTLQRKLQKRPVRR, from the coding sequence ATGACCGAAGAGTTGCAGCACGACGGCGAAGAGCAGCCCCATCTGCTGCTGGTGGACGATGACCCGACCTTTACCCGTGTCATGGCTCGCGCCATGAGCCGCCGCGGCTTGCATGTCAGCATTGCTGGATCGGCCGAAGAAGGTCTGGAGATGGCCAAGCAGGATTTGCCGGACTACGCCGTTCTGGATTTGAAGATGGAAGGCGACTCGGGCCTCGTGCTGCTCCCCAAGCTGCTCGAACTCGATCCGGAAATGAAGGTGCTGATCCTCACCGGCTATTCCAGCATCGCGACGGCGGTCGAGGCCATCAAGCGTGGCGCCTGCAATTACCTGTGCAAACCTGCCGACGCGGATGATGTCCTGGCCGCCTTGCTCTCCAAGCACGCCGATCTGGACACCCTTGTGCCGGAAAACCCGATGTCTGTGGATCGCCTTCAATGGGAACACATTCAGCGTGTGCTGGCCGAGCATGACGGCAATATCTCCGCTACGGCTCGCGCATTGGGCATGCACCGGCGGACCTTGCAACGCAAATTGCAGAAGCGGCCCGTTCGGCGTTAA
- a CDS encoding ATP-binding protein: MYASVHLLSASRQNLRLLTLIRILVLAAQAGAVGLAYAAQLFVLPWFHLGVTLAVSALICLGTAIRLRGPWPVTEQEYAVHLAADLLIHSALLYYSGGSTNPFVSYYLVPLTIAAATLPWLYSVVLSGLALAGYTLMLVWYDPVIAPPVDRTTLLVYGMWLSFALAAALITFFVARMAEQLRRQEQLQAQRREESMRDQQLLAVATQAAGAAHELGTPLATMSVLLKELRQDYKEPAQLSEDLALLQSQVQLCKESLRQLVRAAEADRRQAVIEQTVREWVESVLQRWHLMHPEATYRFQCLGKGSPPRLMPPADLGQSLLNLLNNATDASPDDLDIRLDWDAQWIKLTIRDHGAGVPLAIAEQIGRPFITTKGKGFGLGLFLSQASVTRAGGTVKLYNHEDGGTLTELRLPHGSVRA; encoded by the coding sequence ATGTACGCATCCGTTCATCTGCTGTCCGCCAGCCGCCAGAACCTCCGTCTGCTCACGCTGATTCGCATCCTGGTGCTGGCTGCTCAGGCGGGTGCTGTGGGGCTCGCCTACGCCGCCCAGCTGTTTGTGCTGCCATGGTTCCATCTGGGCGTCACGCTGGCCGTCTCTGCGCTGATCTGCCTCGGTACAGCGATACGGCTTCGTGGGCCTTGGCCTGTGACCGAGCAAGAATACGCGGTGCATCTGGCCGCCGATCTGCTGATCCACAGCGCCCTGCTGTATTACTCGGGCGGCTCGACCAATCCCTTCGTGTCGTACTACCTGGTGCCGCTCACTATTGCAGCCGCAACGTTGCCGTGGCTGTATTCCGTCGTCCTCTCCGGGCTGGCCCTGGCAGGCTATACGCTGATGCTGGTGTGGTACGACCCGGTCATTGCGCCGCCAGTGGATCGCACGACATTACTGGTCTATGGCATGTGGCTGAGCTTTGCGCTCGCCGCGGCGCTGATCACTTTCTTTGTTGCCCGAATGGCTGAGCAGTTGCGACGACAAGAACAGCTCCAGGCCCAGCGCCGAGAAGAGAGCATGCGCGACCAGCAGTTGCTGGCCGTAGCGACCCAGGCGGCCGGTGCGGCGCATGAGCTGGGAACGCCGCTGGCGACCATGAGCGTATTGCTCAAGGAGTTGCGCCAGGATTACAAAGAGCCCGCACAGCTCAGCGAGGATTTGGCGCTCCTGCAGTCGCAGGTTCAGCTATGCAAGGAAAGCCTGCGGCAGTTGGTTCGGGCAGCTGAAGCGGATCGCCGGCAGGCCGTCATCGAGCAGACAGTGCGCGAGTGGGTCGAGTCGGTCTTGCAGCGTTGGCACTTGATGCACCCTGAGGCAACCTATCGCTTTCAATGCCTGGGCAAGGGTTCGCCGCCGCGCCTGATGCCGCCGGCTGATCTTGGCCAGTCGTTGCTTAATCTGCTGAATAACGCGACCGACGCCAGCCCGGACGATCTCGACATCCGTCTGGATTGGGATGCACAGTGGATCAAATTGACGATTCGCGATCACGGCGCCGGTGTGCCGTTGGCCATCGCGGAACAAATCGGCCGACCTTTCATTACAACCAAGGGCAAGGGGTTCGGCCTCGGCCTGTTCTTGAGCCAAGCCAGCGTGACCCGCGCTGGCGGTACGGTGAAACTTTACAATCACGAGGATGGTGGCACCCTGACCGAATTGCGGCTGCCGCATGGCTCGGTGCGAGCCTGA
- a CDS encoding SIMPL domain-containing protein (The SIMPL domain is named for its presence in mouse protein SIMPL (signalling molecule that associates with mouse pelle-like kinase). Bacterial member BP26, from Brucella, was shown to assemble into a channel-like structure, while YggE from E. coli has been associated with resistance to oxidative stress.) yields the protein MFVSAPRSLALLACIACLPAVADEQHYNQISLRAEASSEVAHDRMHVTLYSEAQHQDPAQLAAQTTEAMNRALQRARQAKGVVVSQGSRSSYPVYEEKGQQITAWRERAELRLESGDFTALSKLTGDLMQDLKMGGMHFSVSDAIRKQNEDALLKDAVTAFRARAQLATEALGGSNYRIVTLNLGSGGGYQPEMMRSVSMKSMDAMPTPDIEAGTRQISINADGVIEVQTR from the coding sequence ATGTTCGTTTCCGCCCCCCGCAGCCTTGCGCTCTTAGCCTGTATCGCCTGCCTTCCCGCTGTCGCCGATGAGCAACATTACAACCAGATTTCGCTACGTGCCGAGGCCAGCAGTGAAGTGGCCCATGACCGCATGCACGTCACGCTCTACAGCGAAGCCCAGCATCAAGATCCAGCGCAGTTGGCCGCGCAAACGACCGAGGCCATGAATAGAGCCTTGCAGCGCGCCCGCCAGGCCAAGGGTGTGGTGGTCAGCCAGGGCAGTCGCAGCAGCTACCCGGTCTATGAGGAAAAGGGCCAGCAGATCACAGCGTGGCGTGAGCGGGCCGAGCTGCGCCTTGAAAGTGGCGACTTTACCGCCCTGTCCAAGCTCACCGGCGACCTGATGCAAGACCTGAAAATGGGCGGCATGCATTTCAGCGTTTCCGATGCCATCCGCAAGCAAAACGAAGATGCTCTGCTGAAGGATGCCGTCACTGCCTTTCGCGCCCGGGCACAACTTGCCACCGAGGCGCTGGGCGGTTCCAACTACCGCATCGTCACCCTCAATCTTGGGAGCGGTGGCGGCTACCAGCCGGAGATGATGCGTAGTGTCTCGATGAAGAGCATGGACGCCATGCCGACTCCGGACATTGAAGCCGGCACCCGGCAGATCAGCATCAATGCCGACGGTGTGATTGAAGTGCAAACGCGCTGA
- a CDS encoding TonB-dependent receptor domain-containing protein, whose protein sequence is MHVPFARTALTTSLLSCSFFTFADANPITLGDTVVSASGFEQKITEAPASISVIGREELQRKRVTSLADALQDVEGVDVGGTVGKTGGMNISIRGMPSDYTLILIDGRRQNAAGSVTPNGFGETSTSFMPPVASIERIEVIRGPMSTLYGSDAMGGVINIITRKVGKQWHGSASVESTLQQHDEYGDGRGTNLYLSGPLVEDRLGLTLRGNYIERDESNIRYSDVNNNEVTPWMGRNPVESDIYNAGGRLTFTPNADHDVSLDYEVGKQRYDNSEGQLGTLGNQGYSDEQRYEREQYYVAHTGRFAFGTLESSLTRNTTETIGRIIPVPAGEPLRDRTLETENTIFDTKFITHLGNHAVTVGGQWWDAEMVDGVIDDTFEHRMTALFIEDEWRLRDDLALTLGVRRDDHDQFGSQFSPRAYLVWNTNDNWTMKGGVSQGFKAPRLEQLADGINGFGRQGTLPLIGNPDLQPETSTSSEFGVYFDNLEGFSANATLFHNKFEDKISTTEVNNCRVTASAGCVDIGPGWESVAETFNKSINVDEAVTQGVELASRMQLAPRWSLSGNYTYTDSEQKSGVNKGRPLSDTPEHLINASLNWQATDRLTAWLRGEYRSERARNTTNSINYAEEAFGDYKAYSLFHLGGSYQATEALSFNATIYNLFDKDFLDYKPYTNVVRGQPELAYDNVYNNSQERRRLWLSATYNF, encoded by the coding sequence ATGCATGTCCCCTTCGCTCGCACGGCCCTGACCACCTCCCTGCTCAGCTGCAGCTTCTTTACGTTTGCCGATGCGAACCCCATTACGCTGGGCGACACGGTCGTCAGCGCCTCCGGTTTTGAACAGAAGATTACCGAGGCTCCCGCGAGTATTAGCGTGATTGGCCGCGAAGAGCTTCAACGCAAGCGTGTCACCAGTCTTGCGGACGCTCTTCAGGACGTGGAAGGCGTCGACGTCGGCGGAACCGTTGGCAAAACGGGCGGTATGAATATCAGCATTCGCGGCATGCCCAGCGACTACACGCTGATACTCATCGATGGTCGCCGGCAGAACGCGGCAGGCAGCGTAACGCCCAACGGCTTCGGTGAAACCTCTACCAGTTTCATGCCGCCCGTCGCTTCAATCGAGCGCATCGAAGTTATCCGTGGCCCCATGTCGACCCTGTACGGCTCAGATGCTATGGGCGGCGTGATCAACATCATCACGCGTAAAGTCGGCAAGCAATGGCACGGCTCCGCATCGGTGGAGAGCACACTGCAGCAACATGACGAATACGGTGATGGCCGCGGGACGAACCTCTACCTCAGCGGGCCACTGGTCGAGGATCGGCTAGGGCTCACCCTCCGCGGCAACTACATCGAGCGCGACGAATCGAACATCCGTTATTCGGACGTCAACAACAATGAAGTCACGCCATGGATGGGCCGCAACCCGGTCGAATCCGATATCTACAATGCTGGCGGGCGCCTGACCTTCACCCCCAACGCCGATCACGATGTGAGCCTCGATTACGAAGTCGGCAAGCAGCGGTATGACAACAGCGAAGGTCAGCTGGGCACCCTCGGCAATCAGGGCTACTCCGACGAACAACGTTACGAACGCGAGCAGTACTACGTCGCGCATACCGGCCGTTTCGCGTTCGGCACGCTGGAATCAAGCCTGACTCGCAATACCACTGAAACCATTGGCCGCATCATCCCTGTGCCTGCCGGCGAGCCGCTACGTGATCGAACGCTGGAGACGGAGAACACCATCTTCGACACCAAATTCATCACGCACCTTGGCAACCATGCAGTAACCGTTGGCGGCCAGTGGTGGGATGCGGAGATGGTAGATGGTGTTATCGACGACACCTTCGAGCATCGCATGACAGCCCTGTTCATCGAAGACGAATGGCGACTGCGTGACGATCTGGCACTGACTCTGGGCGTTCGCCGCGACGATCACGACCAGTTCGGCAGCCAATTCAGCCCGCGTGCCTATCTGGTCTGGAACACCAACGACAACTGGACGATGAAAGGTGGCGTGAGTCAGGGCTTCAAAGCACCGCGCCTCGAACAGCTGGCCGATGGCATCAATGGATTCGGCCGCCAGGGCACGTTGCCGCTGATCGGTAATCCCGACCTGCAGCCGGAAACCAGCACCAGCAGCGAATTCGGCGTCTATTTCGACAACCTGGAAGGCTTCAGCGCCAACGCAACGCTGTTCCATAACAAGTTTGAAGACAAAATATCCACGACCGAGGTGAACAATTGCCGTGTAACCGCCAGTGCGGGTTGCGTCGATATCGGGCCGGGCTGGGAGAGCGTCGCTGAGACGTTTAACAAGAGCATCAACGTCGACGAAGCAGTGACCCAGGGCGTCGAGCTGGCCAGTCGTATGCAACTGGCACCGCGCTGGTCGCTGAGCGGCAACTACACCTACACCGATAGTGAACAGAAGAGCGGCGTTAACAAAGGGCGGCCACTCAGCGACACCCCTGAACACCTAATCAACGCCTCGCTCAACTGGCAAGCCACGGACCGCCTGACCGCCTGGCTACGCGGGGAATACAGGAGCGAGCGTGCACGCAACACCACCAACAGCATCAACTATGCCGAAGAGGCCTTCGGTGATTACAAGGCTTATAGCCTTTTCCATCTTGGAGGCAGCTATCAGGCAACCGAGGCGCTTTCGTTCAACGCAACGATATACAACCTGTTCGACAAGGACTTCCTCGACTACAAGCCCTATACGAATGTAGTCCGTGGCCAGCCTGAACTGGCCTATGACAACGTCTACAACAACAGTCAGGAACGCCGCCGACTGTGGCTTTCTGCAACCTATAACTTCTGA
- a CDS encoding PepSY-associated TM helix domain-containing protein: MHVWLGTLRQWHWISSALCLVGMLLFAVTGITLNHAAQIEARPDIVERQARLPASLQEKLLATQPSEGLPAELEGWLESELKLELAGREAEWSDGELYVALPRPGGDAWLSLDLNSGELLFEATDRGWIAYLNDLHKGRNTGGAWSWFIDIFAGVCVLFSITGLLLLQRHASGRPTTWPLVGAGLVIPLLLALLFIH; this comes from the coding sequence ATGCACGTCTGGCTCGGCACCTTGCGCCAATGGCACTGGATCAGTTCTGCGCTGTGTCTGGTTGGCATGCTGCTGTTCGCGGTTACCGGGATCACGCTCAACCACGCGGCGCAAATCGAAGCCCGACCAGACATTGTCGAGCGCCAGGCGCGGCTGCCGGCTTCGCTGCAGGAAAAGCTGCTAGCCACGCAACCGAGCGAAGGCCTGCCCGCCGAGTTGGAGGGCTGGCTCGAAAGCGAGCTGAAACTTGAGCTGGCCGGTCGCGAAGCCGAGTGGAGCGACGGCGAGCTTTACGTCGCCCTGCCCCGCCCCGGTGGCGACGCCTGGCTGAGTCTGGATCTGAACAGCGGCGAGCTGCTGTTCGAGGCCACTGACCGCGGCTGGATCGCGTACCTCAACGACCTGCACAAAGGCCGCAATACGGGCGGCGCGTGGAGCTGGTTCATCGATATTTTCGCCGGGGTCTGCGTGCTGTTCAGCATCACTGGCCTGCTGCTGTTGCAGCGTCACGCCAGTGGTCGTCCAACGACGTGGCCCTTGGTCGGCGCTGGGCTGGTGATCCCCTTGCTGCTCGCGCTGCTGTTCATTCATTAA
- a CDS encoding DUF2271 domain-containing protein, translating into MRKPLLLSLALLTSPLMAAELVVDVEIPRLQVAEYHRPYVALWLEEPDKRHVANLAVWYDLKLKDNEGEKWLKDMREWWRRSGRSLQMPVDGVSGATRAVGTHQLTLDDTKTPLKDLPAGDYRLVVEAAREVGGRELLRLPFTWPPQNAEKQQAQGESELGSVTVQLNP; encoded by the coding sequence ATGCGTAAACCCTTGTTGCTATCCCTTGCCCTGCTCACGTCGCCCTTGATGGCCGCGGAGCTGGTGGTCGACGTGGAAATCCCTCGCTTGCAGGTCGCTGAATACCACCGCCCCTATGTGGCGCTGTGGCTGGAAGAGCCCGACAAGCGCCACGTCGCCAACCTTGCCGTCTGGTACGACCTCAAGCTGAAGGACAACGAAGGCGAGAAGTGGCTCAAGGACATGCGTGAATGGTGGCGTCGCAGCGGCCGTAGCCTGCAAATGCCGGTAGACGGTGTCAGCGGTGCGACGCGCGCGGTCGGCACCCACCAATTGACCCTCGACGACACCAAGACGCCGCTCAAGGATCTGCCCGCAGGCGATTACCGCCTGGTGGTCGAAGCCGCTCGTGAAGTGGGCGGGCGCGAGTTGCTGCGCCTACCGTTCACCTGGCCGCCGCAGAACGCTGAAAAACAACAGGCTCAGGGCGAAAGCGAACTGGGCTCGGTCACCGTCCAACTGAATCCATGA
- a CDS encoding DUF4198 domain-containing protein: MKPVIKWTALALAICLPLSAQAHRAWMLPSATVLSGEDPWITVDAAVSNDLFYFEHFPLRLQGIGEVDQAPAGGPPGMRPRPAAQLQVIAPDGTQVQPENGSIGRYRSTFDVHLTQKGTYKLAVANSGLFASWKENGETRRWMGNAQTFATDVPDKAEALKVTQNSSRMEVFATSGAPTKTVLEPTGEGLELAPVTHPNDLYAGEAAEFVFLLDGKPAADVEISVIPGGNRYRDELGEIKAITDEDGKVSITWPTPGMYWLEAELTSDKGVSKPASQRRDSYSATLEVLAL; this comes from the coding sequence ATGAAACCTGTCATCAAATGGACCGCCCTGGCTCTGGCCATCTGTCTGCCGCTGTCCGCCCAAGCGCACCGCGCCTGGATGCTACCCTCCGCGACCGTCCTCTCCGGTGAAGATCCGTGGATTACGGTGGATGCCGCGGTGTCCAACGACCTCTTTTATTTCGAGCATTTCCCGCTGCGCCTGCAGGGCATCGGCGAAGTGGATCAGGCCCCCGCTGGCGGCCCACCGGGCATGCGCCCACGTCCTGCCGCACAGTTGCAGGTGATCGCTCCGGATGGCACCCAGGTCCAGCCCGAGAACGGCAGCATCGGCCGGTATCGCAGCACCTTCGATGTGCACCTGACCCAGAAAGGAACCTACAAGCTGGCAGTCGCCAATAGCGGCCTGTTCGCCAGCTGGAAAGAAAATGGCGAAACGCGCCGGTGGATGGGCAATGCACAGACCTTCGCCACGGACGTTCCGGACAAAGCCGAGGCGCTGAAGGTCACGCAGAACAGCAGCCGCATGGAAGTATTTGCGACGTCGGGGGCTCCAACCAAGACAGTGCTCGAGCCCACCGGCGAGGGTCTTGAGCTGGCTCCGGTCACCCATCCCAACGACCTTTATGCCGGCGAAGCGGCTGAGTTCGTCTTCCTGCTTGACGGCAAGCCCGCCGCAGACGTGGAGATCAGCGTGATTCCCGGCGGCAATCGTTACCGCGACGAACTGGGCGAGATCAAGGCCATCACCGATGAGGACGGCAAGGTCAGCATCACCTGGCCGACGCCTGGGATGTATTGGCTGGAAGCCGAGCTAACCAGTGACAAAGGCGTCAGCAAGCCGGCCAGCCAGCGCCGCGACAGTTACAGCGCCACGCTCGAGGTGCTTGCGCTGTAA